In Eucalyptus grandis isolate ANBG69807.140 chromosome 4, ASM1654582v1, whole genome shotgun sequence, the following proteins share a genomic window:
- the LOC120292685 gene encoding DNA-directed RNA polymerases IV and V subunit 4-like isoform X2, which translates to MAEKGGKGHSLPGKAAKSSLKSTTPNGVNLGKGGKGDKTGRAAKSSAPKEQPPLELRVEQELPKHAKCLMDCEAAEILQGIQEQMVVLSEDPTVKIPV; encoded by the exons ATGGCGGAGAAGGGAGGGAAGGGGCATTCGCTGCCCGGCAAAGCGGCCAAGTCCTCGCTCAAGTCCACCACTCCCAACGGAG TGAATTTGGGCAAAGGAGGGAAAGGAGATAAGACTGGCAGGGCTGCCAAAAGTTCCGCTCCCAAAGAACAGCCTCCTCTGGAGCTCAGAGTTGAGCAGG AACTCCCAAAACATGCCAAATGTCTGATGGACTGTGAAGCTGCTGAAATCTTACAAGGAATCCAGGAGCAAATGGTTGTATTGTCTGAGGATCCAACGGTCAAAATTCCTGTGTAA
- the LOC120292685 gene encoding DNA-directed RNA polymerases IV and V subunit 4-like isoform X1, which translates to MAEKGGKGHSLPGKAAKSSLKSTTPNGASAKGKDDGSGKPKKGRKVQFDSEVNLGKGGKGDKTGRAAKSSAPKEQPPLELRVEQELPKHAKCLMDCEAAEILQGIQEQMVVLSEDPTVKIPV; encoded by the exons ATGGCGGAGAAGGGAGGGAAGGGGCATTCGCTGCCCGGCAAAGCGGCCAAGTCCTCGCTCAAGTCCACCACTCCCAACGGAG CGTCCGCGAAGGGCAAGGACGATGGTTCTGGGAAACCCAAGAAGGGGAGGAAGGTTCAGTTTGATTCCGAAG TGAATTTGGGCAAAGGAGGGAAAGGAGATAAGACTGGCAGGGCTGCCAAAAGTTCCGCTCCCAAAGAACAGCCTCCTCTGGAGCTCAGAGTTGAGCAGG AACTCCCAAAACATGCCAAATGTCTGATGGACTGTGAAGCTGCTGAAATCTTACAAGGAATCCAGGAGCAAATGGTTGTATTGTCTGAGGATCCAACGGTCAAAATTCCTGTGTAA